In Candidatus Eisenbacteria bacterium, a single window of DNA contains:
- a CDS encoding efflux RND transporter permease subunit has protein sequence MKSITDFSITHKAIVFTLCALIVLLGVGSYLSIPKESTPSITIPIILVQVIYPGVAPKDVEALVTRRIETKLKEIKQVKELRSTTGEGYVVVEAEFEPDMDIESALQRVRDKVNQAKADMPADIEEPYVTEISFEDFPILLLNLSGKYGLLRLKDLAEDLQEQIESVPGVLSADLTGELEREVQVAVDPIRLRAYDLDLADVIEAIASENLTVPGGTVEGGSVSFTVRVPGEFETPGIVADLVVTSIGDRPVYVRDLAAVRYGFKERTTYARQNGADCITISVKKRSGENIIGVADAVKAIIEEARPSFPPTTEITVVADQSKEIRDIVRELENNIFSGLVLVILVLFAFLGFRNSVFVAIAIPLSMLLSFIVIAALGHTMNMVVLFSLILALGMLVDNAIVVVENIFRHRNEGYSRQEAASRGTNEVAVPVTASTLTTLVAFGPMLFWPDIVGEFMKYLPITLIITLSASLFVALVINPTFCAVFISVRGEGKKRPPGDRLFLRFRGFYRGQLAWALRRPWIALGGVFLALLVTVFAFVLFGTGVEFFPDSDPNYAYIDVTAPLGTRLEVSDAIVRRIESE, from the coding sequence ATGAAGTCGATCACCGATTTTTCCATTACGCATAAAGCGATCGTCTTCACGCTTTGCGCGCTGATCGTCCTCCTCGGCGTCGGTTCTTACCTGTCGATCCCCAAGGAATCGACCCCCTCCATCACGATCCCGATCATCCTCGTCCAAGTCATCTATCCGGGGGTCGCCCCGAAGGACGTGGAGGCGCTCGTCACGCGGAGGATCGAGACGAAGCTCAAAGAGATCAAACAAGTGAAGGAGCTCCGCTCGACGACCGGCGAGGGGTACGTGGTGGTCGAGGCGGAGTTCGAGCCTGACATGGACATCGAGTCGGCCCTGCAGCGCGTCCGCGACAAGGTGAACCAGGCGAAGGCTGACATGCCGGCCGACATCGAGGAGCCGTACGTCACCGAGATCAGCTTCGAGGATTTCCCCATTCTCCTTCTCAATCTGTCCGGCAAGTACGGCCTCCTTCGCCTAAAGGACCTCGCCGAGGATCTTCAGGAGCAGATCGAGTCGGTGCCCGGCGTTCTCTCGGCGGACCTCACGGGAGAGCTCGAGCGCGAAGTCCAGGTCGCCGTCGATCCGATCCGGCTTCGCGCGTACGATCTCGATCTCGCGGACGTGATCGAGGCGATCGCGAGCGAGAACCTCACGGTCCCGGGAGGGACGGTGGAGGGGGGGAGCGTGAGCTTCACCGTCCGCGTGCCGGGGGAGTTCGAGACGCCCGGCATCGTCGCGGATCTCGTCGTGACGAGCATCGGGGACCGTCCGGTGTACGTGCGCGATCTCGCGGCGGTCCGCTACGGCTTCAAGGAACGGACGACGTACGCCCGGCAGAACGGCGCCGATTGCATCACGATCAGCGTCAAGAAACGCTCGGGTGAGAACATCATCGGCGTCGCGGACGCGGTGAAGGCGATCATCGAAGAAGCGCGCCCGAGCTTTCCTCCGACGACCGAGATCACCGTCGTCGCCGATCAGTCGAAGGAGATCCGCGACATCGTCCGCGAGCTCGAGAACAACATCTTCAGCGGTCTGGTTCTCGTCATTCTCGTCCTGTTCGCGTTCTTGGGGTTTCGGAACTCCGTCTTCGTCGCGATCGCGATCCCGCTCTCGATGCTCCTCTCGTTCATCGTGATCGCCGCGCTCGGCCACACGATGAACATGGTCGTTCTCTTCAGCCTCATCCTCGCGCTCGGCATGCTGGTGGACAACGCGATCGTCGTCGTCGAGAACATCTTCCGGCACCGGAACGAGGGGTATTCGCGCCAAGAGGCCGCCTCGCGCGGAACGAACGAGGTCGCCGTTCCGGTGACCGCATCGACGCTCACGACTCTTGTCGCCTTCGGGCCGATGCTCTTCTGGCCCGACATCGTCGGCGAGTTCATGAAGTACCTCCCGATCACGCTGATCATCACCCTTTCCGCCTCGCTGTTCGTCGCGCTCGTCATCAACCCGACCTTTTGCGCGGTCTTCATCTCGGTGCGCGGCGAGGGGAAGAAACGCCCCCCTGGGGACCGCCTCTTTCTTCGCTTCCGCGGCTTCTATCGGGGCCAGCTCGCTTGGGCGCTCCGCCGCCCGTGGATCGCCCTCGGCGGGGTATTTCTCGCGCTTCTCGTCACCGTGTTCGCGTTCGTTCTCTTCGGAACCGGCGTCGAGTTCTTTCCGGATTCCGATCCGAACTACGCCTACATCGACGTGACCGCGCCGCTCGGCACGCGCCTCGAGGTCAGCGACGCGATCGTGCGCCGCATCGAGTCGGAG